DNA sequence from the Salvia splendens isolate huo1 chromosome 19, SspV2, whole genome shotgun sequence genome:
ctcggcacgtgatcttccgagcctctctcttatcctcgggcaattgtccttgatccagatactgcaagatcggcgtcatccagttcggcgagctggatactgaatgtacctcggcttcatcaatgcttcgatgcattaattcttccgcctttgagctcggatctgaggccaacttacttaaggtatctgctcggctattttccgctctaggaatgcggattatccgaaaataggagaaacttcggctgatgcttcgcgctttgtccaaatacttcttcattctctcgtcacgagcttcacttgtacccaacatgtgatttactatgacttgtgaatcacaatggactttgagagatttgacgagcagactttgcgctaactggagtccggccaggagggcttcgtactcggcttcattattagtagtggggaataggaaccgaagtgagtaggttacctcgtgtccgtcgggagcgacaagtagaataccagctccacttcccatcttgtttgaagctccatctacgaatccgctccagcagtccggcggctctacttcggattccaatggctgtgctagttcggtattggcagaattcttctgttcggcaataacaggaattgcttgatcgaactttgcttccgcaagaaaatctgccaaggcttgtcccttgatggctttccgaggtagatattcaattgtgtgctctcccaactctatagcccacttggcgattctgcctgatgcttctggtttggtcaacacttgccgaagtggcagatcagttaagacgcataccttgtgagcatagaagtatggccgcagtctccttgctgcatttactaatgccagagcaatcttttccagtggttgatacctggtttctggacctcttaatgctcggcttgtaaaatagatgggaagctgctttaggccttcttctcgtacaagcaccgcgctgatggtttgatccgatgccgctaagtataagaatattacttcggcttcggttggagcagagagaataggaagctcggctagataacttttgagctcgtcaaaggcctttttctgctcggctccccactcgaactttggtgcctttttcaacaccttgaagaacggcagttgcttttcggctgcttgggaaaggaatcgattcagtgcggctagacatccggttagcctttgcacgtcatgtatggacttcggcattgccatgttctgaacgatttgaacttttgaggggtttgccttgagtccgtcctttgaaacccaacaacccagaaactttcccgaatctaccaaaaaggtacacttttggggattaagtttgaggttggctttcttgagcacgttgagagtggacttgaggttgtgctcgtactccgaagtgcttttgcttttgacgactatatcgtcaacatacacttcgacctcctttccaatcaggtgccgaaaaagcttgtctaccatcctttgataagtggctccggcattctttaaaccgaatggcatctttttataagcgaaaatgccgaaatcagtaatgaaggccgtttttgaagcgtcaatctcatccattaaaacttgatggtatcctttgtacagatcaagaaaacaaaaaatttcaaagcctatcaaagcttctacttttttatctatgttcggaaggggatagcaatctttgggacagtgcttatttagatcggtgaaatctatgcacatccgccatcctccttcctttttcttgatcatgacaggattggccacccacgaaggatacttcacttcgaataacacatccgccttcaataattgacggacttcgtcatggatgacttgacttcgttctgccgcaaagagtctttgcttctgttttatcggccggactgaaggatcaatatttaaccgatgagtgattacctcggggggcactccggtcatgtccaacggagaccatgcaaagacgtctttatactccttgaggagctggatggttttttcccgaagtaggggcgttcccgcgaagccgatcttaaccgttctggatggatcgtcttcgtacagctgaactgtcatcgagttcggctccggtatgacttcggtcatcgcctctgactccggctgctgtgattgctatgcttggtggtgccgatctgactgctcggcacttctaagcgcaatttgcagacattcctttgctctcttttggtcacctcggatgaccgctatccctcctttagtagggatcttgatggtgaggtgataggtggagcaaacggcccgaactgtgttgagccagtctcttcccaggatgacgttgtacggggaccgagctttcaccacgaaaaactcaatcatcgtactggagctagtaggcgctttccccaccgtgatcggaaggctgataataccttcagggcgggtgtcctcctgggtgaagctcttcaggggaagcggagccggactgagccgagctgggtccacttctagtttgtcgaagcactctttaaaaagaatgctaaccgacgctcctgtatccacaaacaccctgtggatcagtttgtttgccactccggcttggatgacaatggcgtcttggtgaggagagatggccgggacgggatcagcagccgagaacgtaatcacttcgtcctgcttcagccttttatgcgttggctcctctcgattggagcctctgcgttctgactttagggacgacttggtcttcccggcagggagcgcgtcaatagtctggattactccatcatattgcggctcgtcatcgtcttcgggatccggctgccttttcggatcctgaggagcgcagttcgcaccactctgctttttattcttctttggctgcttgcttcggtattttttcaatgtccctgccttcacaagaacatcgatacctgcagccaagtttctgcactcctcagtatcgtgaccgtggtcttgatggtaggagcagtagctatcctgtggtcggcgcgcgactgatttcgtcatccgctttggcttttcgaataggtcagagtgcagttcgaaaatttccgctctcggcttgttcagcggtacgaactgagcgagcgacttctcgggattgagacgaggtcccaatctgtcttgcaccggagccctttgaattctttcaaatggagtccggcgaggatgcccttgatcgctatgatcgggcttccttctgtctcctcgggtcgatgagctgtctaacgaccgtttgcgacggtctgcctcatcggcccgggagtactggtccgcaatgtcccacatttcctgagctgtctgcggaccgcactcaacgagcttcctgtagagagctccgggcaggattccattttggaatgccgagatgacaagcagatcgttgagatcgtctacttgcaggcattccatgtggaatcttgtcataaagtcgctgattttttcgtcgcgaccttgacgaatggaaagcagctgagccgaagtgattcgggcttccgctttctgaaagaacctcctgtggaaggcatccattagatctcggtaagatctgatgctgccctgggggaggctatcgaaccaccttctcgcgttcccgatgagcagctcgggaaacagcttgcacatgtggacctcgttgagaccctggttcgccatgttatattgatagcgccccaagaaatcgtgagggtccacgagcccgtcgtaagtcatcgacggagttcggtagttctgtggtaggggagttcgggtgatgtcgtccgagaacggagtcttcagtgctccgtacacggcgaatccgatatctcgtcggtatggaggagattgagttctcctgtgattccggtaccgaggaggaactggaacatgttggggacggggattctttctcctgggagatgcgacactactgcggtagtgactttcttgtgcggagggagaaggagaatccgccgttttcgtctccggctgcttttggctttttcgcaggaaggttaagaattcctcctgcttcgccgccaaaaactgcttgacagcctcattcaaatcgggctgctgggaagactcagtgggacgatttttggagcggcttgatccttcgccatgagaactggtggtggatttatccctaggctgttttccagacctacgggatGGATTgacttcctcctggttctcacgggcaggaatacgggtactctgcgatctggtatgcattttttgggtggaaagaatggatcaaaaattcgctttatcacaaattttgttctctgcttcccacagacggcgccagtgatggatccgcgaatttctgatgttagtaaatgctggtagagaatgaagattacgacacaaagaatttacgtggttcgatttactgaagtaaatctacgtccacgggaagaagggagggcaagattgtattgcttgatctggggttacagcttacaacacagacttgctatatggtattttatctctagagagcttaacctttttctatctgatctaagttctatttatacattgaactaagatcgtggtttgcagccccactaacaagatcgtgggtgagcaataactgctcaataactgcttcgtaccactaaatagatcgtgggtatagcggaggtcgtggaggcttttcatgagtccactaactcctagttcggtcgaatgctgagaccgaactgctggactttaccgatcagctcttgccgatctgagaggagagcttgactggtcggcttttaccgagctgtaggctgagtccgaactctttggtcgtgccgaactctttggtgccgaacagatactctttcttgggctctgggctgatgggccgtcactgttattgggcttgccattagggtttagttcgtaccccatcactatcCATACACTAGTAGTCTCTCATCCGCCAacacacattttcctttttgatgtcacgagttttaaaaatatgaagaaaCGTGGAGGAAAAGGATTAATAGAGcgtgaattttatttttatatttataattaaatgtaaatTAATGGAATGACTTAGAGAAATGTATTATTTCctctgtcccactttaggagtctcggtttatcatttttggtatcccactttaggagtcccggttagaatatttcataaatggtaataggccaCACATTCCACCACCTTTTTtccactcaaattttattataaatctaATATGTAAAAGTAGAATCTACatttcactatcttttttcattaactttcttttacaattttttCAAATTCATTTTGTACTTAAATGAGATTCCTAAAATAAGACGGGAGGAGTACTATTTACTGAATAtagataaaagtaaaataaaacatataagcctagggatgtcaatcgggccaacccgttcgggttgtcgggacATTCGAGTACGGGTtattcgggttataaaagttcgaccctaaccctaacccttcgggtttcgggctaacccactgGGTTATTCaggccaatgcgtatttttaattcttttaatattttcaaaaaataatacgtattttaaattttctttaattatatacatatttttaattaatcattcaacaatgaaatacatatttttaattttctttaataattttaaaaaagattaagttatttaaatttaaataacttattcattacataattatttacaaaatatctatcaatagtatgtttatttttatgtatttaaaacataaatcaacactttgtttcaaaattcaaacataaatcaattcgtagaaaattaaataaaattttcataacgtgagagatgcattagatgtaacaaaaatattttgaattgttaaagagtgaattatgaagatgctagctaattggagtaactctaagttttcttgatttatgattggtcaaattaaatttattccagctgtaaataagtcaaataataatttatctttgttttaagaatcatcaaagtacgcataattcaatgacgaagcagcgtcaaaacactttgcactattatattggaaatatactaaaagaaagcttttatatacgagtatttatgaatccatgaaccacacaGTGAtatttttcgtgatcttatatagtcggttgacgtatttggattttgcatggttttagagggttgtcttggatgattttgattatatttctatatctTGGTATGTTTAtctgtttgttgagaaatgagatggattagaaaatgtacacaaaatatgtggatgtgcagcagccttatTTGaatcaatgtttctcgcgattttgaagtctgataaacctctaattcatatcattctcttcctcttcgaaagagcttcgcgtggatatattgcacgcctcaatcggagctttgtagagaaagttatgatcGTTACAAAAACTGATCGCTGTGCAGAAGtattcaacccgacgggccgacccgtaacccgaacgggtcagcccgcctaacccgacaacccgaactgGTCAGCTCGAAtagcccgattttaaattcgggctgtgaaaatacaaccctaaccctgtatttttatcaggttattcgggccggcccgcggATTCGaattacattgacatccctacctaTAGCTACACGAAATATATGACGAAGACGAAATTAGTAGTGGGGTGTGGGCCGTGTGGCCATCCACCTAGTGTAGCCCTAAATTTTGTAGAATTAATTAGTACTATTCTTTTGAATATCTGATCAATCAGCCAAAATTCAAGATCTTAAAATATATTGCAAGCCCAAATCCAAGCCCATATAAGTAAGACTGATACCGAAGAAACAAATAAAGATATCTGattttagaataaaaaaatatttttatacccCCTTCGTAAGCCATTATATATCTGATTTTTCCATTTCCGATCATTCGTCAATAAATATCTTATtccacttttactatttttgccAAATGAACCTCTTATTCTAAATGAGACATCTATTGGTGGACTGAGGGAGTAATATACTTTCAACAACGCAAATCATAAAGCCAGTAGGTAAAATTGATATTAGCGGCTTTAGTTGATTAGCTCATTTCGTTATGTTGCAAACCCGCCACCTCACTCATCTCTCGCCTCTCTTAGCCACCTCCATCCTCCACGGCGTCGCCCGCCTCCTCATAGCGCCGGCCACCTCTGCTGCTTCCGCACCCTCTCACGCCTCTCTCTGAATGCATTCCATctgattcttttttatttacaaattaGAGTTTGAGATTCGACTTGTTGATCATGTATCTGTCAAAAAAGAAATTGTAATTTAAATCTAGATCAAATTAATTGTAGAAAATTTTGAAAGGAACttagtaaattataaaaaaatagctatatattgaaattttttaaatactGTGTTGATGCTAAATTTGATTTagttaaagaaaataaaagaagaatagaaaataaagttaaatacagtgtaaagaaaataaaatacagtCCGTATAAAGAAAACTCTAGCTAGATAGTGAAAAAaagaaaaccctaaacccttcaTCGTCTTCCCCACAACACACACTAACACTACATTTCCCTCTTTCCCCCTCcattgaagaagaaaatgaaagcTTCAAGTCTAGACCCATAGCTCCAATTTTCGAACTTAAGGTAGGAATTCAATCTATCATGCTTATTTCATCTCATATACGTGAATTGGAGGGCAGAATGGGATGAAATTCAACCTCGGGTTAGGTAACTGAAAGGGGACAAAAATTAGGGCTTTTGATTCTTGAGTGATACACACTCCCTGTTAACTTTGGATATGGTTTTAgtgtaataaaaaattaaatcttgAATGGAAAAGAGAGTTGAGTTAAGCATGGATGTTAAAAAGATGATATCTTTGTTATCTGTTCTCTTCAAACTAATCATTTTAAATGTAtgttttcttgttcaatttTGATTGTAGAATTTGTTTTAGCTCAGTTGGGAGTTTCACATGGTAAAATTAGGGAGACAGAGGTTTAGCACCAATGGAACCTTGTATGCTCATGCTATTTGTGAAATTGAATTTCTTATTTGGTTGAAATCGTGATAAAATCCCTATTTAAAAATGATACAGGGACCAACCCCGAATCTTGTAAATTTCCCTAACATTCTGCTTTTATACtagtatagatatagatatCGATACTGTCGatgtttttattgattttgatttaGTTTATTTGAATTATGCTTACTTAGTTACATGTGGCTCCTTGATTTTTTAGGGCTGCAGCTTACAACCTTCAACCCCTTCACATCTCAAGCGCTGCAACTGCACCCCACCGGTCTTCTGCCGCCTCCTGTTTCACTGCCAGTTTTTCTGTTGCTTTATATATATCCTAGTCTATCTATCGGTGGTACAACATTTAGATGCATCGGACTGTGGTATTATGGAGCCGTAGAGGAATCAGAAACAGAGCTACGGTTTTCTCGCGCAGTTCAACATTTATCAACTCTCAATTGAATAATGATGTACGTTCCAGAAATGATAATGATGTTTTTTCATTTAGAACTTTTACATACAATGCTTATTCTTTCACGAGGCTGCCGCCTAATCCAAATGACCCGGCCACCTTGATGAAGGAGGATGGTGTGGCGGTTTGTTCCCAAATGTGGACTGAGAATTTCAGGGAGCCTGATAAGACTGTTACTAATTTGACAAATTATTTGAGAAGGTTTGAGTTGTGGGTGTTGGCTTACCAGAAGGTGTGTGCGGATGCGACTGGGGCATACATGCCCCGTAGCTCCATCACGCGTTCTGCACTGGAGGATTTGTTGGCGCTGCGCAATGCAGTCCTTGATTGCAGGTTTAAGTGGGGGGCTAGGCTGGAATTTTTTATTAGGTCTCCCAATGACAAGACTGATTATGAGTCTTTGTCGAAAAGGAAGATTAAGGCAATCTTGACTACCACGCAGCCTTCACCTTTCCAGGATAAGATTGTCCAGGAGGTGCTTTTGATGGTTTTGGAGCCGGTGTATGAGGCAAGGTTTTCGCAGAAGTCATATGCGTTTAGGCCCGGAAGGAATGCCCACACAGTTCTGAGGGTGATCAGAAGAAGTTTTGCAGGTTATTTGTGGTATATAAAGGGGGATTTGAGTTCAGTGCTGGATGGTATGAAGGTTGGAATGGTGATCAATGCTCTGATGAGGGATGTTAGGGATAAGAAAGTGATTGATTTGATAAAGGCTGCATTGACCACACCAGTTATTACAGGTAGACCTGATGAtggagaaaagaaaaagaaaaagaagaggaagTATCAGAAGAAGAGAGTTTTGGCAGAGGATGAGCCGAAACCTGATCCATATTGGTTGGAGACATTTTTCGGGTTTGCACCAGAGGAGGCTGAGATACATCCTTCTTGGGGTCATTGTGGAATCCTTAGTCCTCTTTTGGCTAACGTATGTCTCGATGAATTGGACCGCTGGATGGAAGACAAAGTTAAGGAGTTTTATAAGCCATCAACTAGTGATGTCATATGGAACAGTCCTGATGGGGAGGCAGAACAAGGAAATACATCTTGGCCGGAATTTGTTCCTACCAGTGGGCCAGATAAGACTCGGAAAATTGATTACATACGCTATGGTGGTCACATCTTGATTGGAGTTAGAGGACCAAGGGCAGATGCAGCAACTCTAAGAAAGCAATTGATAGAGTTCTGTGATGAGAAGTATATGTTAAAACTGGATAATGAGTGCCTACCCATCGAGCATATAACTAAAGGCATTATGTTTCTTGACCATGTATTATGCCGTAGAGTTGTTTATCCTACTCTTCGGTATACAGCTACTGGTGGAAAAATTATCAGTGAAAAAGGGGTGGGAACGTTGTTGTCAGTTACAGCTAGTTTGAAACAGTGCATTAAACAATTTAGAAAGTTGAGTTTTCTCAAGGGAGATAGAGACCCGGATCCACAACCTTGTTTTAGAATGTTTCATGCTACACAGGCTCACACAAATGCTCAGATGAATAAGTTTTTGTCAACAATGGTGGAGTGGTACAGATATGCCGATAACAGGAAGAAAATAGTTAACTTTTGTTCATACATCCTTAGAGGCTCACTAGCAAAACTCTATGCTGCCAAATACAAACTGAGGTCAAGAGCCAAGGTTTACAAGATTGGTGCTCGGAATTTGAGTCGTCCcctaaaagaaaagaaagggcaaTCACCAGAGTTCCATAATTTATTGAGAATGGGTCTTGTAGAATCAATAGATGGGCTTCAGTATACCCGAATGTCTCTAGTACCTGAAACAGACTATTCCCCATTGCCATTAGGTTGGAGACCAGATCATGAGAAAGCATTGCTTGAATATATAAAGCTTGAGGACTCGAGAACTCTGGAAGAGCAACGAGACTGCCTAAAGGAATGTGGCCTGGTTTCACCTCAGGATTATATTTCAATGCTTGTGTGGAATTACAAAAGGAATGCCATTTCAGTTAATCATGCTCCTCATATACTAAGTAGTGAGAATGAATTAAGTAAAGAATCTGGCTTATTGAGCTCAAATGATGAAAGCTTTGAGGACGACAAGGAAGGATGTATTATGGAATAAATAAAGAATCTGGCTTATTGTACTTctgtttatgatattttttccAGATCCCGAAAGCTTAAGCGTGCCAATTATCATGTCTTCAGTGCGTGTCAGTTCCTCCTTCAACATTGGAAACGGTTTATTGTCGAATCTGCCTCCACTAGTTCTGCTCTGATCTGCCTGTTTTCGGAATGGAATTATAAAAGAGTTTAAATTGTTTCACTTGTTTGCTTTTAGCCTTGCGATGAATGAATATGTTTTCTCTCAACATGTTCttgtttataattattattgtttCATATGCTTCATCTGCTTAAGTTTGGTATTGCGGCATTCTGGATATAGATATTATCATTCTAATGCTATACCAAATAGCCTTTATAGTTCAACTGTgcttcttcaacctctttttTGCTTTGGACCTTAGattctaaaaaatgaaaaaggtgtTTGCCATGCTGAGGGCTTTGGTCGAGGTAAGGGAGGCCCGGGATTGGAAAGGCAGAAAAGTAGCTGTACGGTGGTTAATGTTGTCAGTTAACAAAGTTACAACGAAGAGGACGGGTCCCATCCGCTCACGGTGAAGCATCTACGTAGAGGTATTTCTATCTATGTCCCTCCTGCATGCAATCGTATTTAATAGGTTTTCATGGTTTAGTTTATATACAAAAAATCGATTTGTTGTGTCAATTTTTTGATGCACGATAAAGTTGTTTCGTGATTTATCGTTTTTCGTTCTTaagtttcagtttctaaatgaAATTTCTTTATGTTCTGTGGATAGACATGTTGTTGTGTCCTAGTtcctttgattttattttcatgaTTTTGTGGTTTTGCCTTTGAATCAAAATGCTATGCCATTGTGGTCTATCAATTTTGGTTGAGAAAATGATAAGAGTGAAATTAATTGCATGTACCTGAatttgtttgaaattttttcaAATTGCAGTGTGACTTGTGTATCCATTGCTGAATTTGTGTGAAATTTAAGCAAATGTTTACATTCTTTTATTAAGACTTATGCTAATTGGTTGTGTAGTTCACTAAATTATTGATTTCAATATTAAGGAAAA
Encoded proteins:
- the LOC121779966 gene encoding nuclear intron maturase 2, mitochondrial-like translates to MHRTVVLWSRRGIRNRATVFSRSSTFINSQLNNDVRSRNDNDVFSFRTFTYNAYSFTRLPPNPNDPATLMKEDGVAVCSQMWTENFREPDKTVTNLTNYLRRFELWVLAYQKVCADATGAYMPRSSITRSALEDLLALRNAVLDCRFKWGARLEFFIRSPNDKTDYESLSKRKIKAILTTTQPSPFQDKIVQEVLLMVLEPVYEARFSQKSYAFRPGRNAHTVLRVIRRSFAGYLWYIKGDLSSVLDGMKVGMVINALMRDVRDKKVIDLIKAALTTPVITGRPDDGEKKKKKKRKYQKKRVLAEDEPKPDPYWLETFFGFAPEEAEIHPSWGHCGILSPLLANVCLDELDRWMEDKVKEFYKPSTSDVIWNSPDGEAEQGNTSWPEFVPTSGPDKTRKIDYIRYGGHILIGVRGPRADAATLRKQLIEFCDEKYMLKLDNECLPIEHITKGIMFLDHVLCRRVVYPTLRYTATGGKIISEKGVGTLLSVTASLKQCIKQFRKLSFLKGDRDPDPQPCFRMFHATQAHTNAQMNKFLSTMVEWYRYADNRKKIVNFCSYILRGSLAKLYAAKYKLRSRAKVYKIGARNLSRPLKEKKGQSPEFHNLLRMGLVESIDGLQYTRMSLVPETDYSPLPLGWRPDHEKALLEYIKLEDSRTLEEQRDCLKECGLVSPQDYISMLVWNYKRNAISVNHAPHILSSENELSKESGLLSSNDESFEDDKEGCIME